One genomic region from Peromyscus eremicus chromosome 20, PerEre_H2_v1, whole genome shotgun sequence encodes:
- the LOC131896675 gene encoding cytochrome P450 2D20-like: protein MVLLIGAGLWSVVIFTVVFLLLVDLMYRRKFWSARYPPGPVPLPGLGNLLQVDFQNMPYSLYKLQQRYGDVFSLQMAWKPVVVVNGLKAVREVLVNCGEDTSDRPPMPIYDHLGYGHKSKGHPFNPITLLNKGVCNVISSLIYAHRFEYEDPFLNWLLKTLQESFGEDSGFIAEALNAVPVLLQIPGFPGTAFPKTTAFVNSLDKMLIDHKTSWDPAQPPRDLTDAFLAEIEKAKGNPKSSFNDENLRVVVADMFTAGIVTTSTTLSWALLLMILHPDVQSRVHQEIDEVIGQGRRPEMADQARMPYTNAVIHEVQRFADIAPMNIPHMTSRDIEVQGFLIPKGTTLIPNLSSVLKDETVWEKPLQFHPEHFLDAQGHFVKHEAFMPFSAGRRACLGEPLARMELFLFFTCLLQRFSFSVPDGQPRPSDHGVFTLPVTPVPYELCAVVR from the exons ATGGTGCTGTTGATTGGAGCTGGTCTGTGGTCTGTGGTCATATTCACGGTCGTCTTCCTGCTTCTGGTGGACCTGATGTACCGACGAAAGTTCTGGAGTGCCCGCTACCCTCCAGGCCCTGTGCCGCTACCTGGGCTGGGCAACCTGCTGCAGGTGGACTTCCAGAACATGCCTTACAGTTTGTACAAG CTTCAACAACGCTATGGTGACGTGTTCAGCCTGCAGATGGCCTGGAAGCCCGTGGTTGTGGTCAATGGACTGAAGGCGGTTCGGGAAGTGCTGGTGAACTGTGGAGAGGACACCTCTGACCGCCCTCCAATGCCCATCTATGATCACCTGGGCTATGGGCACAAATCTAAAG gtcatccctttaatcccatcaccctCCTGAATAAAGGTGTATGCAATGTGATTTCATCCCTCATCTATGCCCATCGCTTCGAGTATGAAGACCCTTTCTTAAACTGGCTGCTCAAAACATTACAGGAAAGTTTTGGAGAGGACTCTGGCTTCATTGCTGAG GCGTTGAATGCTGTCCCGGTGCTCCTTCAAATCCCTGGTTTTCCTGGCACAGCCTTCCCCAAGACGACAGCATTTGTAAATTCACTGGATAAGATGTTGATTGATCACAAGACATCCTGGGACCCCGCCCAGCCTCCCCGAGACCTGACAGATGCTTTCCTGGCTGAGATAGAGAAG GCCAAGGGGAATCCCAAGAGCTCCTTCAATGATGAGAACCTGCGTGTGGTGGTGGCTGACATGTTCACTGCAGGGATAGTGACCACCTCAACCACACTGTCCTGGGCCCTGCTGCTCATGATCCTGCACCCGGATGTGCAGA GCCGTGTCCACCAGGAGATTGATGAAGTCATAGGGCAGGGCCGGCGTCCAGAGATGGCAGACCAGGCCCGCATGCCCTACACCAATGCTGTCATTCATGAGGTGCAACGATTTGCAGACATTGCCCCAATGAATATACCACACATGACATCCCGTGACATTGAAGTGCAGGGCTTCCTCATCCCCAAG GGAACGACCCTCATCCCCAACCTGTCCTCCGTGCTGAAGGATGAGACTGTCTGGGAGAAGCCCCTCCAGTTCCACCCTGAACACTTCCTGGATGCCCAGGGCCACTTTGTGAAGCATGAGGCCTTCATGCCATTCTCAGCAG GCCGCAGAGCATGTCTGGGGGAGCCTCTGGCCCGCATGgagctcttcctcttcttcacctGCCTCCTGCAGCGCTTTAGCTTCTCGGTGCCTGATGGACAGCCCCGGCCCAGCGACCACGGGGTCTTCACATTGCCAGTTACCCCAGTCCCCTACGAGCTCTGCGCAGTTGTGCGCtag